One window of Leucoraja erinacea ecotype New England unplaced genomic scaffold, Leri_hhj_1 Leri_603S, whole genome shotgun sequence genomic DNA carries:
- the LOC129694283 gene encoding muscarinic acetylcholine receptor M2-like, producing MANTTGPNGSVGNFTDSDAGSLYETVEVVFIVIVAGSLSLVTIIGNILVMVSIKVNRHLQTINNYFIFSLACADLIIGIFSMNLYTIYIVMGSWPMGPVVCDLWLALDYVVSNASVMHLLVISFDRYFCVTKPLSYPVKRTNKMAGMMIAAAWVLSFILWAPAILFWQFIVGERNVPQGECHVQFLSNPVVTFGTAIAAFYLPVIIMAILYVHISRASKSRIQKDEREPEVNKGAAASPSLARGKLTKPNNNNNAPSPLGGLPQVKVQNGKAVGETVMENCGQGGEKEISNDSTSVSVAPSTQKEEAAVDEGTRVTSVPPPASSGRFRVDGSKFSCIKTESSEHCTESAVETAAANSDWSNGRERELAAARKIVTVTKTPAKKKKKGAVSRERKVTKTILAILLAFIITWTPYNVMVLINTFCSICVPNTVWTIGYWLCYINSTINPACYALCNATFKKTFKHLLLCQYKNIGATR from the coding sequence atggcCAACACAACCGGGCCAAACGGATCTGTCGGCAACTTCACGGACAGTGATGCAGGGAGCCTCTACGAAACGGTTGAGGTGGTCTTCATCGTGATCGTGGCTGGCTCGCTGAGCCTGGTGACCATCATCGGAAACATTCTGGTGATGGTCTCCATCAAGGTGAACCGACACCTGCAAACCATCAACAACTATTTTATTTTCAGCCTGGCCTGCGCTGATTTGATCATTGGGATCTTCTCCATGAATCTCTACACCATTTACATTGTCATGGGTTCCTGGCCCATGGGACCGGTGGTGTGCGACTTGTGGCTGGCACTAGATTACGTTGTCAGTAATGCCTCGGTCATGCACCTTCTCGTCATCAGCTTTGACCGCTACTTCTGCGTGACCAAACCTCTCAGCTACCCGGTGAAGAGGACCAACAAGATGGCTGGCATGATGATCGCGGCGGCCTGGGTGCTCTCCTTCATCCTCTGGGCACCGGCCATTCTCTTCTGGCAGTTCATCGTGGGTGAGCGCAACGTCCCTCAGGGCGAGTGCCACGTCCAGTTCTTGTCCAACCCCGTGGTGACTTTCGGCACGGCCATCGCCGCCTTCTACCTGCCCGTCATCATCATGGCCATCCTGTACGTACACATCTCCCGAGCCAGTAAAAGCCGGAtacagaaggatgagagagagccGGAGGTGAACAAAGGCGCCGCCGCCTCCCCCAGCCTGGCCCGTGGCAAGCTCACCAaacccaacaacaacaacaacgccCCCAGCCCCCTCGGCGGGTTGCCGCAGGTCAAAGTACAAAACGGGAAGGCCGTCGGGGAAACGGTGATGGAGAACTGTGgtcaggggggagagaaggagatatCCAATGACTCCACCTCGGTCAGCGTCGCCCCTTCCACCCAGAAGGAGGAGGCGGCGGTGGACGAGGGCACCAGGGTCACGTCCGTGCCTCCACCCGCTTCCTCCGGCCGCTTCAGGGTGGACGGCTCCAAGTTCTCCTGCATCAAGACTGAGAGTAGCGAGCACTGCACCGAGTCGGCGGTGGAGACAGCGGCGGCCAACAGCGACTGGAGCAACGGCAGGGAGAGGGAACTGGCGGCGGCCCGCAAGATCGTCACGGTGACCAAGACGCCggccaagaagaagaagaaaggcgCGGTGTCGCGGGAGAGGAAGGTGACCAAGACCATCCTGGCCATTCTGCTGGCCTTCATCATCACCTGGACCCCGTACAATGTCATGGTCCTCATCAACACCTTCTGCTCCATCTGCGTCCCCAACACGGTGTGGACCATCGGCTACTGGCTCTGCTACATCAACAGCACCATCAACCCCGCCTGCTatgctctctgtaatgccaccTTCAAGAAAACCTTCAAACACCTCCTCTTGTGTCAGTACAAAAACATTGGCGCCACAAGATAG